Proteins encoded by one window of Salirhabdus salicampi:
- a CDS encoding MFS transporter, whose product MKKGLRAIVGDFDINRDLVLLLSIGGLYSLGIFLSNTFVNIFLWKQAGDYVAIALYNLAIYILQPITFILAGRWAKKVDRVIVLRLGVIFLSLFFMTVLFAGEKAATYNILLGAILGIGYGFYWLAFNVLTFEITEPDTRDFFNGFFGLLQSLGGMIGPITAGYIISRMESYTGYTTIFSISLSLFIVAVVCSFFLNRRSAEGIYSPLLIIKERKRNYNWNQILKAHFSQGFREGTVFFVVAIWVFLITNSELALGTFNLVFSACSFLFYYLATRLVKPALRKKAIFFGGTILFASIFLIVFIHNYTVLLIYAAIIGIAYPIIYVPYFSLSFDVIGSSWKAKEMRIEYIVVRELFLNSGRIVSILFFLTAVTMFPGNSVIPYILLIVASGHFFIYFFIRNIHIGKKDEKDTEALVNKEVVEEENR is encoded by the coding sequence ATGAAAAAAGGGCTAAGAGCAATTGTTGGTGACTTTGACATAAATCGTGATTTAGTGTTGTTACTATCCATTGGGGGACTTTACTCTTTAGGAATCTTTTTATCAAATACATTCGTAAACATTTTTTTATGGAAGCAAGCAGGAGATTATGTAGCGATTGCTTTGTACAATTTGGCCATATATATATTACAACCGATTACATTCATTCTCGCAGGAAGATGGGCAAAAAAAGTAGATCGAGTTATTGTGTTACGCCTCGGGGTGATTTTTTTATCCCTTTTTTTTATGACAGTGTTGTTTGCAGGGGAGAAGGCAGCAACATATAACATTTTACTCGGTGCTATTTTAGGAATTGGATATGGATTTTATTGGTTAGCGTTTAATGTGCTAACATTTGAAATTACAGAGCCTGATACACGTGACTTTTTTAATGGATTTTTTGGGTTATTGCAGTCGTTAGGTGGAATGATTGGACCAATTACAGCAGGTTACATTATATCGCGAATGGAATCTTATACTGGATATACAACGATTTTCAGTATATCCCTCAGCTTATTCATTGTTGCAGTTGTTTGTAGCTTCTTCTTAAATCGTAGAAGTGCGGAAGGGATATATAGCCCACTGTTAATTATTAAGGAAAGGAAACGAAATTATAATTGGAACCAAATTTTAAAAGCCCATTTTAGCCAAGGTTTTCGAGAAGGAACGGTCTTTTTTGTTGTAGCGATTTGGGTCTTTTTAATTACGAATAGTGAATTAGCATTAGGGACGTTTAACCTTGTGTTTTCAGCATGTTCCTTTCTGTTTTATTATTTAGCAACACGCCTTGTGAAACCAGCGCTACGGAAAAAGGCGATATTTTTTGGGGGAACGATTCTTTTTGCTTCCATTTTTTTAATTGTGTTTATTCACAACTATACCGTTTTGTTAATTTACGCAGCGATTATAGGAATTGCATATCCAATTATTTATGTACCTTATTTTTCTCTATCCTTTGATGTTATTGGAAGCTCATGGAAGGCAAAGGAAATGAGAATCGAATATATTGTCGTACGAGAGCTCTTTTTAAATAGTGGAAGAATCGTGTCCATTTTGTTCTTTCTTACGGCAGTAACTATGTTCCCGGGAAATTCGGTTATCCCGTACATTTTATTAATCGTAGCTAGTGGTCACTTCTTTATTTATTTCTTTATCCGTAATATTCATATAGGGAAAAAAGATGAGAAAGATACGGAAGCACTCGTAAATAAAGAAGTAGTTGAAGAGGAAAATCGTTAA
- the sodA gene encoding superoxide dismutase SodA: MAKFELPELPYAYDALEPHIDKETMNIHHTKHHNTYVTKLNGALEGQADLEGKSLEDLLGNLDALPENIRTAVRNNGGGHANHSLFWTILSPNGGGEPTGEVAEKINAAFGSFDKFKEEFAAAAAGRFGSGWAWLVVNNGNVEVTSTPNQDTPLMEGKTPILGLDVWEHAYYLNYQNRRPDYISAFWNVVNWEEVEKRYQAAK; encoded by the coding sequence ATGGCTAAGTTTGAATTGCCAGAACTACCTTACGCATACGATGCACTTGAACCACATATTGACAAAGAAACAATGAACATCCACCACACGAAGCACCACAATACTTATGTAACGAAATTAAACGGTGCTCTTGAAGGGCAAGCTGATCTAGAGGGGAAATCTTTAGAGGACCTATTAGGTAACCTAGATGCTTTACCTGAGAACATCCGTACCGCTGTACGTAACAATGGTGGAGGACACGCTAACCATAGCTTGTTTTGGACAATCCTTTCACCAAATGGCGGAGGAGAACCTACTGGTGAAGTAGCTGAAAAAATTAACGCCGCATTCGGCAGCTTCGACAAGTTTAAAGAAGAATTCGCTGCTGCAGCAGCTGGCCGTTTTGGTTCTGGTTGGGCATGGTTAGTTGTAAACAACGGAAACGTTGAAGTTACAAGCACACCAAACCAAGATACTCCACTAATGGAGGGGAAAACTCCTATCCTTGGACTTGATGTTTGGGAGCACGCTTACTACTTGAATTATCAAAATAGACGTCCAGACTACATTTCAGCATTCTGGAATGTTGTAAATTGGGAAGAAGTTGAAAAACGTTATCAAGCAGCAAAATAA
- a CDS encoding Na/Pi cotransporter family protein, translating to MEIDIQKMIFEFIGGLGIFLFGIKYLGDGLQKSAGDRLRDILDKFTTNPFMGVLAGIVVTILLQTSTGTTVLTIGLVNAGFMTLRQAIGVIMGANIGTTMTAFIIGIKISNYALPIIAVGTFLIFFFKNKKATNLGQVFFGFGALFLGLSFMSSGMKPLRSFQAFHELTVSMSEIPLLGVAIGTIFTVIVQSSSATIGVLQGLYSQGLVDLSAALPVLFGDNIGTTITAVLAAIGATVAAKRAALTHVMFNLIGTTIFLIILVPFYKLIAYLEGSLELNPEMTIAFAHGIFNVTNTIIQFPFIALLAVIVTKIIPGADSAVEYKAKHLDPIFIEQSPSVALGQAKEEVLHMGQLALKGLEETNLYMNNQQRKHSELALSLEDAVNNIDRKITDYLVRLSGTSLTADEGKLHSSLVDIVRDLERIGDHFENIVELVDYKITNKVHITDQAKEDLNEMYNLTLATVKQALSSFENMDREEALAVIKKEEEIDRMERTFRKKHILRLNEGQCSGSAGIVFVDIISNLERVGDHAVNIAEEVLQKEDEE from the coding sequence ATGGAAATCGATATTCAAAAAATGATATTCGAGTTTATAGGCGGACTCGGGATTTTCCTTTTTGGGATCAAATACTTAGGTGACGGCCTACAAAAATCAGCCGGAGACAGACTTCGTGATATTTTAGATAAATTTACGACAAATCCGTTTATGGGTGTTCTAGCTGGTATTGTTGTAACGATTCTGTTACAAACAAGTACCGGTACAACAGTCTTAACCATAGGTCTTGTTAACGCTGGATTTATGACGTTAAGACAAGCTATAGGTGTTATTATGGGTGCCAATATTGGTACAACGATGACTGCCTTCATTATCGGGATTAAAATTAGTAATTATGCTTTGCCTATTATAGCAGTTGGAACCTTTTTAATTTTCTTCTTTAAAAATAAAAAAGCCACAAATCTGGGACAAGTATTCTTTGGTTTTGGTGCTTTATTCCTTGGTTTGTCATTCATGTCATCCGGAATGAAGCCACTACGTTCATTCCAAGCATTTCATGAGTTAACTGTAAGTATGAGTGAAATTCCGCTACTCGGTGTTGCGATTGGAACAATTTTTACTGTTATTGTTCAGAGCTCTAGTGCAACCATTGGTGTTTTACAAGGCTTATACAGCCAAGGGTTAGTAGACTTAAGTGCTGCATTGCCTGTATTGTTTGGAGATAACATTGGGACAACGATTACAGCGGTACTTGCTGCTATCGGTGCAACTGTGGCTGCCAAGCGAGCTGCTTTAACACACGTAATGTTTAACTTGATTGGTACTACGATTTTCTTAATCATACTCGTACCTTTTTACAAATTAATTGCATATTTAGAAGGGTCGTTAGAATTAAACCCAGAAATGACGATTGCATTTGCCCACGGAATTTTCAACGTGACAAATACGATTATCCAGTTCCCATTCATTGCGCTACTGGCTGTCATTGTGACGAAGATTATTCCTGGAGCTGATTCCGCTGTTGAATATAAAGCGAAACATCTAGATCCAATCTTTATTGAGCAGTCTCCTTCTGTTGCATTAGGACAAGCAAAAGAAGAAGTTCTTCATATGGGTCAACTTGCATTAAAAGGTTTAGAAGAAACAAATCTTTATATGAATAACCAGCAACGTAAACATTCAGAACTAGCATTATCTCTTGAAGATGCAGTGAATAATATTGACCGTAAAATTACAGATTATTTAGTTCGTCTGTCAGGCACATCACTAACAGCTGACGAAGGAAAGCTTCACTCCTCTTTAGTTGATATTGTGAGAGACCTAGAACGAATTGGGGATCACTTTGAGAATATCGTTGAACTTGTCGACTACAAAATTACAAACAAAGTTCACATTACTGATCAAGCAAAAGAAGACTTAAACGAAATGTACAACTTAACATTAGCTACAGTAAAACAGGCATTAAGTTCATTTGAAAATATGGACCGTGAGGAAGCATTAGCGGTCATTAAAAAAGAGGAAGAAATTGATCGAATGGAAAGAACATTCCGTAAGAAGCACATCCTCCGTCTAAATGAAGGTCAGTGCTCAGGTTCTGCAGGTATCGTATTTGTTGATATTATTAGTAATTTAGAGCGTGTTGGAGACCATGCAGTAAACATCGCGGAAGAAGTATTACAAAAAGAAGATGAAGAGTAA
- a CDS encoding DUF1189 domain-containing protein encodes MKWNIFRQFLWSFYDYKKVQAFRLQTTGKSIGYVFFLTLVLLLIFTASFSIHTIRALNTIDVDNLYDLPSFIIEDGVLISREEVTDRYEHIQFIPNADTMREVPTPVDQGVVFLKDKAVIVTKGQSYTFMYTLLGEGTIEKDEVLSLIDTVNSYKYFIFIILFAIYYLFTASVKFVEVSFLALLGLIFKSKINNTLRYKQLWTLAAYAVTLPTILMALIEAFHLSIPFSALLFWLISAIILYRIISLVPRRKQKG; translated from the coding sequence TTGAAATGGAATATTTTTCGACAATTTTTATGGAGTTTTTATGATTATAAAAAGGTACAAGCCTTCCGGCTGCAAACAACAGGGAAATCGATTGGATATGTCTTTTTCCTTACATTAGTTTTATTACTCATTTTCACTGCCTCTTTTTCTATCCATACCATTCGGGCTTTAAACACGATTGATGTGGACAACTTATACGACCTCCCCTCATTTATCATTGAAGATGGGGTACTCATTAGTCGTGAAGAGGTAACCGATCGGTATGAACATATTCAATTTATCCCAAACGCGGATACAATGAGGGAAGTACCAACACCTGTTGACCAAGGTGTTGTGTTTTTGAAGGATAAAGCGGTCATTGTTACGAAAGGACAGTCCTATACGTTTATGTACACTTTACTAGGTGAGGGAACAATAGAAAAAGACGAAGTTTTGTCCTTAATTGATACGGTCAATTCATATAAGTATTTTATTTTCATAATCTTATTTGCCATTTACTATTTATTTACAGCTTCTGTTAAGTTTGTTGAAGTATCCTTTTTAGCTTTGTTAGGTTTAATCTTTAAATCGAAGATAAATAATACACTACGATATAAGCAGTTATGGACGTTAGCCGCTTATGCCGTTACACTCCCAACAATCTTAATGGCTCTTATAGAAGCTTTCCATCTATCCATACCGTTTTCTGCCTTACTTTTTTGGCTAATATCAGCAATCATTTTATACCGAATCATTTCGTTAGTACCAAGACGGAAGCAAAAAGGATAA
- a CDS encoding NfeD family protein, producing the protein MTTSLMAFLLTFVGMAFLMGEVLVKLRGVGGIIGFSCIAFYFGMHLSPTYFWLATAVYTLAIFLIIVDGKLANDGTLSVIGGIGILVSIGLGASHWLVGIYGIIGVILGTLCSFLFLKRFPKRNFWGKVTLLDRLTSENGYNSIIESDKELVRKEGIAISDLRPSGVVEISGKKYSAVSNGQWITKNSSVAVTYVDGTKIVVEQVDHEQTKKDNGV; encoded by the coding sequence TTGACAACGAGTTTAATGGCATTTCTGTTAACGTTTGTCGGAATGGCTTTTTTAATGGGAGAAGTTTTAGTTAAATTGCGGGGAGTAGGAGGCATCATTGGCTTTAGTTGCATTGCCTTCTATTTTGGAATGCACTTATCTCCTACCTATTTTTGGCTTGCCACCGCTGTATATACTTTGGCGATTTTCCTAATTATCGTCGATGGAAAACTCGCCAATGATGGAACATTATCGGTAATTGGTGGGATAGGTATACTCGTTTCAATTGGACTTGGTGCTTCTCATTGGTTAGTAGGAATATATGGAATTATTGGTGTTATTCTAGGTACGTTATGCAGTTTCCTCTTTTTAAAGCGATTTCCGAAGCGAAATTTTTGGGGGAAAGTAACATTGTTAGATCGGTTGACCTCTGAGAACGGATATAACTCCATCATAGAAAGCGATAAAGAGCTGGTGCGAAAAGAAGGGATAGCTATTTCGGATTTAAGGCCTTCAGGTGTTGTGGAAATTAGTGGAAAGAAATATAGTGCCGTATCAAATGGGCAATGGATTACGAAAAATAGTTCCGTCGCTGTAACATATGTAGATGGGACGAAGATTGTTGTAGAACAAGTGGATCATGAACAAACCAAAAAGGATAACGGCGTATAG
- a CDS encoding LysM peptidoglycan-binding domain-containing protein has translation MMKWIIRLSILILIILFVKSIMYDLTVGTLTSPSAVEAENENNEGDVQPLDEEIMKTENETENEVERYDHITYEVEAGDTVLSVIEDLNEHMSELSITTIIEDFEALNPAVDPHQIKVGTTYKFPIYK, from the coding sequence ATGATGAAGTGGATTATTCGATTATCCATCCTTATTTTAATCATTTTATTTGTAAAGAGTATTATGTATGATTTAACAGTTGGTACCCTCACCTCACCTTCAGCAGTCGAGGCTGAAAATGAAAATAATGAAGGTGATGTTCAACCGTTGGACGAAGAGATAATGAAAACTGAAAATGAAACTGAAAATGAAGTTGAACGTTACGATCACATTACTTATGAAGTTGAAGCAGGTGATACCGTCCTCTCTGTTATCGAAGACTTAAATGAGCATATGTCTGAATTGTCCATTACAACTATTATAGAGGATTTTGAAGCGTTAAATCCAGCAGTTGACCCTCATCAAATTAAAGTAGGAACGACGTATAAATTTCCAATATATAAATAA
- the ispG gene encoding flavodoxin-dependent (E)-4-hydroxy-3-methylbut-2-enyl-diphosphate synthase: MSAIIHRKDTRPVRVGNVMIGGKDEVVIQSMTTTKTHDVEATVKEIERLVEAGCQVVRVACPDERAANAIPEIKKRISIPLVVDIHFDYKLALKAIEGGADKIRINPGNIGRKEKVEAVVNAAKAKGVPIRIGVNAGSLEKRILEKHGYPTADGMVESALHHIKILEDLDFHDIIVSLKASDVKLAIEAYEKAAEVIPYPLHLGITESGTLFAGTVKSAAGLGAILSKGIGNTLRVSLSADPVEEVKVARELLKSFGLAANAATLISCPTCGRIEIDLIAIANEVEEYISKIKAPIKVAVLGCAVNGPGEAREADIGIAGARGEGLLFRHGEIIRKVPEETMVEELKKEVDKLAEEYYKKQESEQLQ, translated from the coding sequence ATGTCAGCAATTATACACCGTAAAGATACACGACCTGTTCGTGTTGGTAACGTTATGATTGGTGGGAAAGATGAAGTTGTCATTCAGTCTATGACAACGACAAAAACTCATGACGTTGAAGCTACCGTTAAAGAAATAGAGCGTTTAGTGGAAGCAGGTTGCCAAGTAGTACGAGTGGCTTGTCCTGATGAAAGAGCAGCAAATGCAATTCCGGAAATCAAAAAAAGAATTTCAATTCCATTAGTTGTAGATATACATTTTGACTATAAATTAGCGCTTAAAGCCATCGAAGGTGGAGCCGATAAGATCCGAATTAACCCTGGAAATATCGGACGAAAAGAAAAAGTAGAAGCAGTTGTTAATGCTGCAAAAGCTAAAGGGGTTCCAATCCGTATCGGTGTAAATGCAGGGTCGTTAGAAAAACGAATCCTGGAAAAACACGGATATCCTACTGCAGATGGTATGGTTGAAAGTGCTTTGCATCACATTAAAATATTGGAAGACTTAGATTTCCATGATATTATCGTGTCCCTTAAAGCATCAGATGTAAAATTAGCAATTGAAGCATATGAAAAGGCGGCAGAAGTCATTCCCTATCCGCTACATTTAGGGATAACAGAATCGGGTACTTTGTTTGCAGGAACTGTAAAAAGCGCTGCCGGGCTTGGGGCTATCTTGAGTAAAGGGATTGGTAATACGTTGCGTGTATCATTAAGTGCTGATCCAGTTGAAGAAGTAAAAGTAGCTAGGGAGCTGTTGAAGTCCTTTGGACTAGCGGCCAATGCTGCAACTTTAATTTCATGCCCTACTTGTGGACGGATTGAAATTGATTTAATTGCAATTGCCAATGAAGTAGAAGAATACATTTCCAAAATTAAAGCACCGATAAAAGTCGCGGTACTCGGATGTGCAGTTAACGGTCCAGGAGAGGCTCGTGAAGCAGACATCGGAATAGCTGGAGCTCGTGGTGAAGGATTATTATTCAGACATGGCGAGATTATCCGTAAAGTGCCAGAGGAAACAATGGTTGAGGAACTGAAAAAAGAAGTGGATAAATTAGCTGAGGAATATTATAAAAAGCAAGAATCTGAACAATTACAATAA
- a CDS encoding DUF4190 domain-containing protein — translation MTSQDDNRPKVFPRTRDYAGNDNYFLHPEGERLVDTEFSDELGEQKRDEEFAAETAVNPNELRHEKETHMEEDVQVGWGWAAIVLAFLSFFMWPFLMGIAGIVVGVMAKRRGADTLGNIAITAAIAALVIRLVIAPFIY, via the coding sequence ATGACTTCACAAGACGACAATCGACCGAAAGTGTTCCCGAGAACGCGTGATTATGCAGGGAATGATAATTACTTTCTGCATCCTGAAGGTGAGCGATTAGTTGACACAGAGTTTAGTGATGAATTGGGAGAACAAAAAAGGGATGAAGAGTTTGCGGCAGAAACGGCTGTAAACCCGAATGAATTGCGTCATGAAAAAGAAACGCATATGGAAGAAGATGTACAGGTAGGCTGGGGATGGGCTGCAATTGTACTAGCCTTTCTGTCCTTCTTTATGTGGCCATTTCTCATGGGAATTGCAGGCATAGTAGTCGGTGTTATGGCAAAAAGAAGAGGTGCAGATACACTTGGAAATATTGCCATTACAGCAGCTATTGCTGCATTAGTGATTCGATTAGTAATCGCTCCATTTATTTATTAG
- a CDS encoding lytic transglycosylase domain-containing protein codes for MKLKRSDVHLFIVISYMTICFVTVFHLYSNQNSSLKRHNEQLQRENEKLTAINNYLSSSSKEILQLNGYHDWPHLLNEADRMVNDSNDQFHKEWAIYLTAEAQKYDIDPFLVYELLKVETGKTFDPELVGPKTKYGRAYGLGQFMKNTAPWVADMGNLPYKDELLFDPYYSIQLTLVYLDFLYDRYGNWNEALTAYHRGMGGLQQYQQENGHAKSWYAVKIQKNAKTYQRTALAQ; via the coding sequence ATGAAGTTAAAACGTAGTGATGTGCATTTATTTATCGTTATTTCTTATATGACAATATGTTTTGTCACTGTATTCCATTTGTATAGTAATCAAAACAGTTCTCTGAAACGCCATAATGAACAATTACAAAGAGAAAATGAAAAATTAACAGCAATCAATAATTATTTGTCATCAAGCTCGAAAGAAATATTACAACTTAATGGTTACCATGATTGGCCACATTTACTAAATGAAGCGGATCGAATGGTGAATGACAGCAATGATCAATTTCATAAAGAATGGGCCATTTATTTAACAGCAGAGGCTCAAAAATATGATATTGACCCTTTCCTTGTATATGAATTATTGAAAGTCGAGACAGGGAAAACATTTGACCCAGAACTGGTAGGACCTAAAACAAAATATGGACGAGCATATGGTTTAGGCCAGTTCATGAAAAATACTGCACCATGGGTAGCTGATATGGGGAATTTGCCATATAAAGATGAGTTATTATTTGATCCTTATTATTCGATTCAGTTAACCCTGGTATATTTGGACTTTTTATACGACCGTTATGGTAATTGGAATGAAGCTTTAACCGCTTATCATAGAGGAATGGGTGGTTTACAACAGTATCAACAAGAAAATGGACATGCGAAAAGTTGGTATGCTGTAAAAATACAAAAAAACGCAAAAACTTATCAACGAACAGCATTAGCTCAATAG
- a CDS encoding DUF2624 domain-containing protein yields the protein MKKIIKQMVQQKIKELTVEELISYSEQYDFSLTEKQAKAIIHYIKTKDLDPFNEKDRYKLLKKVASVTDEETAQKAYKLFKDLTKQYGVDHYF from the coding sequence GTGAAAAAAATTATCAAGCAAATGGTTCAGCAGAAAATAAAAGAATTAACAGTTGAAGAGTTGATCTCATACAGCGAACAATACGATTTTTCCTTAACAGAGAAACAAGCTAAGGCAATCATACATTATATAAAAACTAAGGATCTTGACCCATTTAACGAGAAAGACCGCTATAAATTATTAAAAAAAGTTGCGTCAGTAACCGATGAAGAAACTGCGCAAAAAGCCTATAAATTATTCAAAGATTTAACGAAACAATATGGTGTAGACCATTACTTTTAA
- a CDS encoding deoxyribonuclease IV has product MLRIGSHVSMKGKKMLLGASEEAQSYNANTFMIYTGAPQNTRRKPIEELNIENGLKHMEEHGIDNIIVHAPYIINIANTVKPETFKLGVDFLRSEVERTAAIGAKQIVLHPGAHVGAGTEEGIKKIIEGLDDVLSDNHDVQIALETMAGKGSECGRSFEEIAEIIHGVTNNERLSVCMDTCHIHDAGYDIVNNFDGVLEEFDRIIGIDRLKVLHINDSKNERGARKDRHENIGFGKIGFNALNYIVHHPDLTHLPKILETPYVNVGEDKKNKKPPYKLEIEMLMAKTFEEELKEKIMQA; this is encoded by the coding sequence ATGTTACGCATAGGATCACATGTGTCTATGAAAGGAAAAAAGATGCTTCTTGGAGCTAGTGAAGAAGCCCAATCATATAATGCAAACACATTTATGATTTATACAGGAGCTCCACAAAATACGAGAAGGAAGCCAATTGAAGAGTTAAACATAGAAAATGGATTGAAACATATGGAGGAACATGGCATAGACAATATTATCGTACATGCTCCCTACATCATTAACATTGCAAATACAGTAAAACCAGAAACATTTAAGTTAGGTGTCGATTTCCTACGTTCGGAAGTAGAACGTACAGCAGCGATAGGTGCAAAGCAAATTGTGCTCCATCCGGGTGCGCATGTTGGAGCAGGTACTGAGGAAGGTATTAAAAAAATCATTGAAGGCTTAGATGATGTATTATCAGATAACCATGACGTACAAATTGCACTTGAAACGATGGCCGGGAAAGGATCGGAATGTGGCCGTTCGTTTGAAGAGATAGCTGAAATTATTCACGGGGTTACAAATAATGAACGGCTATCGGTCTGTATGGATACATGCCACATTCACGATGCAGGTTATGATATCGTAAATAACTTTGACGGCGTATTGGAAGAGTTTGATCGAATCATTGGCATTGACCGCTTAAAAGTATTACACATTAATGATAGTAAAAATGAACGTGGCGCTCGAAAAGACCGACATGAAAATATTGGATTTGGAAAGATTGGGTTTAACGCTTTAAATTATATAGTCCATCATCCAGATTTAACCCATTTACCAAAAATTTTAGAGACACCTTATGTAAATGTAGGTGAAGATAAGAAAAACAAAAAACCACCTTACAAACTTGAAATTGAAATGTTAATGGCAAAAACGTTTGAAGAAGAATTAAAAGAAAAAATCATGCAAGCATAA
- a CDS encoding DEAD/DEAH box helicase: protein MNAKNFQTLQLKPMMYDILQELNFHHPTPIQAKVIPAILKGEAIVAQSHTGSGKTHSYLIPLMNELKEGKQNVQTVITAPTRELAMQIYDEVRKMIHFANKEQEWRARLLIGGTDKQKMAEKLKDQPQIVVGTPGRILDLVKEQALNVYTSTSIVIDEADLLIDLGLIEEVDQILTRMKSDVQFMVFSATFPEKLRHFLKKYMDSPTFITIDDQGPAPEKMEHRLIPLRHRSRADLILDASKLMNPYLALIFVNKKTYADELASELISKGLDVGLIHGGLTPRERKRTLKAVKDLKYQYIVATDLAARGIDIPGVSHVFNAELPKDPEFYIHRVGRTARAGLEGTAISFYDEYDLPLIEKLEKKGIAFENYDIRKGEWEVIQDRNQRRTRQKTDVNIEQEARQSVRKPKKVKPGYKKKMNREVEDKKRKLKREQKQNYYRKKK, encoded by the coding sequence ATGAACGCAAAAAATTTTCAAACGTTACAACTCAAACCGATGATGTATGATATTTTACAGGAACTGAATTTTCATCATCCGACACCTATTCAAGCAAAAGTTATCCCGGCTATTTTGAAAGGTGAGGCGATTGTGGCCCAATCCCATACTGGTTCTGGAAAGACTCACTCATACTTAATTCCTCTTATGAATGAGTTAAAAGAAGGTAAACAAAATGTCCAAACGGTAATTACTGCTCCCACTAGGGAGTTAGCCATGCAGATTTACGATGAAGTACGGAAGATGATTCATTTTGCAAATAAAGAACAAGAATGGCGTGCTCGCTTGTTAATTGGTGGAACAGATAAACAAAAAATGGCTGAAAAGTTAAAGGACCAACCACAAATTGTGGTCGGAACGCCAGGTCGAATTTTAGATTTAGTGAAAGAACAGGCCTTAAATGTTTACACTTCGACATCAATTGTCATTGACGAAGCCGATTTATTGATTGATTTAGGACTAATTGAAGAAGTAGATCAAATATTAACAAGAATGAAGTCGGATGTTCAATTTATGGTTTTTTCGGCTACATTCCCAGAGAAATTACGCCATTTCTTAAAGAAATATATGGATAGCCCAACATTTATTACAATTGATGATCAAGGTCCAGCTCCAGAAAAGATGGAACACCGGTTGATTCCACTACGACATCGTAGCCGGGCTGACTTAATTTTAGATGCCTCTAAATTAATGAATCCTTATTTAGCCCTTATTTTTGTAAATAAAAAGACATATGCAGATGAACTCGCCTCAGAATTAATTAGTAAGGGACTGGATGTTGGACTTATTCACGGTGGGTTAACACCACGTGAGCGTAAAAGAACGTTAAAAGCAGTAAAAGATTTGAAATATCAATACATAGTAGCTACAGACCTTGCGGCTCGGGGTATTGATATTCCAGGAGTTAGTCACGTGTTTAATGCAGAGTTGCCTAAAGACCCAGAGTTTTATATTCATCGGGTTGGTAGAACAGCGAGGGCAGGCTTAGAGGGCACTGCGATCAGTTTTTATGATGAATATGACCTTCCCCTAATTGAAAAGCTGGAGAAAAAAGGGATTGCTTTTGAAAATTATGATATCCGGAAAGGTGAATGGGAAGTCATCCAAGATCGAAACCAGCGACGTACAAGACAAAAGACGGATGTGAATATTGAACAAGAAGCTCGTCAAAGTGTACGAAAACCGAAAAAAGTAAAGCCTGGGTATAAGAAAAAAATGAACCGGGAAGTTGAAGATAAAAAGAGAAAATTAAAAAGAGAACAAAAACAAAATTACTATCGTAAGAAAAAGTAA